Part of the Desulfurispira natronophila genome is shown below.
TTTTATTTCGAATTTCAAAACCTATTCACAAGTACCTTGGGCTCGTATTCTGTCTCTACTTTCTGGCCATGGGCCTCAGCGGTCTGCTGCTCAACAATCCCGGCTGGATCAAATCCGTCAGTGCACCCTGGGCGCTGACTCCCGAAAACTATGAACCCCACAACTGGAACCGTATGTATCTGCGAGGCGGAACCATCAAGGGAGATGAGTGGTTTCTGGCGGGCAAGCCGGGTGTCATCTACAGCCCTGATGGAGGGGAGAGCTTTGCCATCCTGGACGAAGGCTTTGCCCCTTCCGTTTATGGTCGGGACACCCACAGCCTGCTGGTGCAGTCAAACTCCAATGGAACCGAACTCTATGCCGCTACACGCAGTGGCCTGTACCATCAGGAGTTTAGTTCACCCTGGAGTCAGATCGACCTGCCCGGCAGTTCCGGTGGGCCTGTCGTGGATGTGCTGCAAACCAGGGCGGGGCTGGTGGCTTTGGGAGAGAGTGAAGTGTTTTTGGCCACAGACGGGCAGGATGAATTTGCGCCGGTTGCCCTGCGCGTTGAAAGCGAAGATGCCCTTCGCTCAGTGCCACTCTTCCGCGTGCTGCACGATATCCACAATGGCAAAATTCTGGGCACTCCCGGTAAGTATCTGATTGATGTCGTGGCCCTGGGCTTGATTTTTCTCAGTCTCAGTGCACTGGTTATCTGGTACGTCCCCTGGCGCAATCGACGTATAAAAAAGTGGTTCCAGCGCCCCAGCAGCATCTTTCGCCTGGGCTGGAAGTACCATCTGAAAATCGGCATATGGTCAGCCGTCTTTCTCGTGGCTCTGGCGATTACCGGTGCCCTGCTGCGGCCACCCCTGCTGATTGCCATTGCCCCTTACAGTGTGGAGAGCAGCAGTCCTCTGCTTACATTCTCCCAGCGCACCGATGGACTGGGAGGGAAGATCCGCAAAGGGGTCTATGCCTCTCGTGATGACTCCATTATCCTGGCCACAGATGGCGGATTTTTCCGCGGACCAGCCGACTTCAGCCAGCCATTGCGCCCCTGGCATATTCCCGTGCCTGTGCATAGCATGGGAGTAACCGTTCTTGAAGAGATCGAGCCTGGCGCCTACCTGGTGGGTTCGTTTATGGGCCTCTACATCTGGAATGAGCTGAGCGCCCAGCTGTGGCGGCTGCCCCGTTTGGGCTTGCAGGAGGGGAACCCCTATCGCAGTAATGACCTGCTGAGTGCCGTTGTCATGGAAGGCAGTGTTCCCCGCTACCGGGTGGATTACCATGACGGCATGATGCCGGTTTTTGCCAAAGCTCAATCCTTTGTGCCAGAAATGCCTGCGCAGATTGTCGAGCGCACCCCTCTCTCCCTCTGGCACTA
Proteins encoded:
- a CDS encoding PepSY domain-containing protein, with protein sequence MRLYRFLFRISKPIHKYLGLVFCLYFLAMGLSGLLLNNPGWIKSVSAPWALTPENYEPHNWNRMYLRGGTIKGDEWFLAGKPGVIYSPDGGESFAILDEGFAPSVYGRDTHSLLVQSNSNGTELYAATRSGLYHQEFSSPWSQIDLPGSSGGPVVDVLQTRAGLVALGESEVFLATDGQDEFAPVALRVESEDALRSVPLFRVLHDIHNGKILGTPGKYLIDVVALGLIFLSLSALVIWYVPWRNRRIKKWFQRPSSIFRLGWKYHLKIGIWSAVFLVALAITGALLRPPLLIAIAPYSVESSSPLLTFSQRTDGLGGKIRKGVYASRDDSIILATDGGFFRGPADFSQPLRPWHIPVPVHSMGVTVLEEIEPGAYLVGSFMGLYIWNELSAQLWRLPRLGLQEGNPYRSNDLLSAVVMEGSVPRYRVDYHDGMMPVFAKAQSFVPEMPAQIVERTPLSLWHYFFEFHNGRLFEKWLGSSYMLTHI